The following coding sequences lie in one Brettanomyces bruxellensis chromosome 6, complete sequence genomic window:
- a CDS encoding uncharacterized protein (BUSCO:EOG09265LEG), translating to MSSANNLMPEAPRCPNHPNTTKKAEDQAEAGPIEQSIERKIRKALNPTFFEIRNDSWIHEHHKPMQNAENKTESHFNMIVISEIFKDYRGLPSRHRLIYKLLEDELQNKGVHALQIKAKTPEEWQRELAKKAQN from the coding sequence ATGTCATCAGCAAACAACTTAATGCCAGAGGCACCAAGGTGTCCGAACCATCCTAACACCACGAAAAAGGCAGAGGATCAGGCTGAAGCAGGACCGATTGAGCAAAGCATAGAGAGAAAAATCAGGAAAGCATTGAATCcaacattttttgaaattagAAACGATTCTTGGATACATGAGCACCATAAGCCTATGCAAAATGCGGAAAACAAAACGGAATCCCACTTCAACATGATTGTGATTAGTGAGATTTTCAAAGACTACAGAGGTCTTCCCTCACGGCACCGCCTCATCTACAAGTTATTAGAGGACGAGTTGCAAAACAAAGGTGTGCATGCACTCCAGATCAAGGCAAAAACCCCGGAGGAGTGGCAGAGGGAATTGGCaaagaaagcacaaaatTAA
- a CDS encoding uncharacterized protein (BUSCO:EOG09264SUZ): MMSMFRSSVQVARFAATKASFGARFAYKPCVGLNLARFESSLSDKNSLNTKSIAFTYSKGPVTVKYTPEHEWVSIHPDGTTFVGITTYAADALGDATYVELPSDLIDQDVEQGNTIGSVESVKSASDIYSPVDGTVTEVNEVLDEKPALINEDPMGEGWITKIKLSDGFKDDDLLSKEEYVKLLEEADE, encoded by the coding sequence ATGATGTCCATGTTCAGATCCTCAGTTCAGGTTGCCCGGTTTGCAGCCACTAAAGCATCATTTGGTGCCAGATTTGCTTACAAGCCATGTGTGGGGCTCAATCTTGCAAGATTTGAGTCAAGTTTGAGCGATAAGAACAGCTTGAACACCAAATCGATTGCTTTCACATATTCAAAGGGTCCAGTCACAGTGAAATACACACCAGAACACGAGTGGGTGTCAATTCACCCAGATGGAACCACATTTGTCGGAATTACAACTTACGCAGCAGATGCATTGGGAGATGCAACATACGTGGAGCTCCCATCAGATCTCATTGACCAGGATGTGGAACAGGGCAACACGATTGGTTCAGTTGAGTCCGTGAAGTCTGCCAGTGACATTTACTCACCTGTGGATGGAACTGTGACGGAGGTTAACGAGGTTTTGGATGAAAAGCCAGCCTTGATTAACGAGGATCCAATGGGAGAAGGCTGGATCACGAAAATCAAGTTGAGCGACGGATTtaaggatgatgatttgCTCTCAAAAGAGGAGTATGTCAAACTTTTAGAAGAAGCAGACGAGTAA